The bacterium region CGTTTTCGACCCGAACGCGGTTGTGATACCGGAAGCGGCAGCTGTCGGTGCAGAATTTTTTCCTCCGGGAATTCTTCTGGAGAAAGATTTTTTCGCAGTCCGGGCACAGGCGCATGCGCCGGGGATTGACGCTGGCGAGGAATCGGGCGGCGATGAAATGGAGAAGGATGTGGAGGTCGAAGGTTTGCGGATTCAGGGAAAGGGCGCTGGCGCCGCTCTCCTCCTCGGGAAGAATGCGATCCAGACGGAAGCGGAGGCCGCGGGCCTCGCCCAGCGCGGCGTTCAGTAACTCGATGTGAGCGGAGTTGAACTGCTCGCCGGACGCGATGTCCTCAAGGATTTCCCGGAGCCGCAACTGTACGAAGGTGATGTTCCCGAAGGTCACGCCCGCACCCTTGTAGTGGTACTTTTCGAAGGCTTTTTCCGGATTCTCCGGAACGGCGAAGGGAAAAACCTTTTCCTGCAGGAGCAAAAAAAGGCAGGCATTTTTCCAGTTGTTCCGGTCCAGGGGGGAATTGCAGAAATCCAGGATGGGGGAAAAGGAAGGCGCGTCGGAGTGCTCTTTCTTCGCTGCAACGGGCGTTTTCATTCCCGGCCCTCCTCGGACACCGGCGATGGGCTCTCGGGGCTAGATATGATGATCGACAGAAGGGTGGCGGGGGCGGCCGCAATTCGCGCAGCGATCGGCGAGGGGAACGATCTCGCCGCACGCCGGGCATTGCATCTGGATCGGCTTATTCCGCATCTCCCGTTCTGATTCCTCTAGCGCCTCCTGAAAAGTGGGCGGGCGAAAATGGCGGAGAATTTTCTTCCAAAAGCCGGGTTTACGCCGCGCCATCGCTTCCCCCGAAAGCATATCCGATAGGAGCAGTGTATCGGGAAAGGAAAAAGGTTGCACGGTGTCCCAGAACACATTTTGGCGAGGTTCGGGTGGTATCTTTTGCATTTCCCCGCATGTGGTAACATGATGTTGCTCCATTTGCCGCTGTTTTTTTGCTTTTTTCCTGGAGGCTGACGTGCTTTTGCGTCTGTTTTTGGTCTTTACTCTTGTGCCGCTTCTGGAGGTGATGATCCTGATCGATCTCGGCCAGGCCATCGGCTTTGCTCCGACGGTGGGCATCGTCATCCTGACGGGGGCGCTGGGTGCGTGGGCGGCCCGGAGCCAGGGCTTTTATGTGCTGGGAGAGATTCAGCGGGAGATGGGCCAGGGCCGCCTGCCGGGGGTGCAGCTTGTGGACGGCGCCATGGTGCTGGCCGGGGGACTTCTCCTGCTGACGCCCGGCCTGTTGACCGACGCATTCGGGTTTTCGCTCATGGTGCCCGCCATCCGCCGGCATATCCGCGGGTGGGTGATGCGGAAGATTGAGCAGATGCAGCGCGAGGGGAAAATCCATGTCATCCGGCGTTAGGATCAGACCGGCGGAAGCAGGGGACCGGAAGGCCGTCCAGTCCCTGCTCGCGGAGGCCATCGGCGATCCTACGGGCCGGGCCGAGGGGATGAGCGATGTGCCGGGATCGCAGGTGTTGCTTGCGTTTTCGGAGGACGAGGCCGAGCCGGTGGGCATCTGTCGCCTCGTGCCCGATTCCGAGGCCAACGCCCGGAACTGCGCCTGCATGGATGTCCTGTTCGTCTCCCCGCGGCACCGGCACGGCGGCACGGGAGACGCGCTTCTCAAGGCGGTGCGGGCCGCCATCGTGGAACACGGCTTTGAGAGCCTGATTGGCTACTTTCCGGGGCCGGTCCCGCTCAAATTTGTCGAAGCCACCGGAGGGCGGGGCGTCCGCAATCTCCTCCTTTTTTTTCATGAGCGCATCGAGCAGTTCCTCGAGAGCAAATTGCCGAAGGGGTTGCGCGTCCGCTCGGCCGCCACACCGGAGGATCTGCCGGTGCTGGCCCATCTCTACAACGAGATTTTCGAGGATCGCTGGAACTTCCGCCTTCATTCGGGGGACAATGTGGCCGCCTGGTTCGAGGAGCGCGACACCGCTCCGGAGAATTGCCTGATTCTGGAGGTGGAAGAGGGCGGATCTTTTGAAGCGGCCGGCATGGTCGTGCTCGCCCTCAACCCCGATCGGATCTCGGCCGGCGAAGCGGTCGCCTACATACCGGACATCGGCGTCCGGCCCGCGTATCGGCGGCGGGGTTTCGGCCGGGTGCTGATTGAGGCGGCCGCGCGGCACGCGCTCGGCAAAGATCTTCAGGTTCTGGAGCTGATCGTCGATCGCGAGGATGAGAGGGCCCGGGGTTTTTACGTAAGCCTGGGCTTTGAGGAATCGATCATGATCAGCGTCTATGAATGGAGGGCAGATAGTGCGCCCTCAAGTTCCGAGACGGGCGGCGAGTAGCCCGGCGATCTCCCCGCGCGGAAGCTCCTCCTGACGGCTCTCGCGCATGTCGCGAAGGCCGACGGCGCCCCGCGAAAGTTCTTCCTCCCCCACCACCACCACGAACCGGGCACCCGAGCGGTCGGCGCGCTTCATCTGGCTCTTCATGCTGCCGCCGCCGAAGGAAAATTCGGTGCGAATCCCCTTTTGCCGCAGCTCCCCGGCGAGGGCGAAGGCCTCGGCGGCGGCCGGCTCGCCCAGGGGAACGACAAAGACATCAATCTCGGCATCCGGCGCTGCGTCACTTTCCCCGGAGCCGGCCTTTTCGCTCAGCGTGAAGAGCCGCTCAATCCCGATGGCGAATCCGATGGCCGGGGTGGGCGGGCCGCCCAACTCCTCGACGAGGCCGTCGTAGCGGCCGCCTCCGCACACGGCGTTCTGCGCCCCCAGCTGGCCGCTGACGACCTCGAAGACGGTCAGGCGGTAATAGTCCAGTCCCCGGACCAGCCGGGGGTTGCGGGTGTAGCGCACCCCTGCCCGGTCCAGATGGGCGCACACCGCGTCGAGGTGTGCCCGGCAGGCATCGTTCCAGAATTCATCAATCGTCGGAGCGTCCTGGATGATCTCCCGATGGGCCGGGTCCTTGCTGTCGAGGATGCGCAGGGGGTTGCGCTCGATCCGCTCGCGCATCTCCTTGCCGAGATCGCCAGCCGCCTCCAGGAGGTACGCCTTCAGGGCTTCTGCATAGGCCGGGCGGCACTGGGCATCGCCCAGGTTGTTGATCTCGAGACCGAGTTCCGAGAGGCCAAGTACGCCGAGATATTCCATCAGCATGACGATCACCTCGGCGTCGAGAGCAGGATCCTCCGAGCCGAAGGCCTCAGCGTCGATCTGGTGGAACTGGCGGAAGCGCCCCGCCTGGGGGCGTTCGTAGCGGTACATCGGGCCCACGCAGAAAAGCTTGGCCACTCCGGGGCGGTTGTAGAGGCCGTGTTCCACATAGGCGCGGCAGATCGAGGCCGTGGCCTCGGGGCGAAGGGTGATGGAATCGCCGCTCTTGTCGTCGAAGGTGTACATCTCCTTGGTGACGATGTCGGTGCCCTCGCCGATGCCGCGGGCGAAGAGCTCGGTCCGCTCGAAGGTGGGCACGCGGATCTCGCCGTAGCCGTAGCGGGCGAGCACCTCGCGGGCTTTCTGTTCGATCGCATGCCAGCGGCGCGCCTCGCCGGGAAGGATGTCCCGGACCCCGCGCACGGCCGTCAGCTTGGGTTTGGCCACGAAAAAATTCTCCCTGTCTTCTTTGACGCCGGGGGGATTATGGCGGGAAACCGCGCCCTGATGCCAGCCGGTCTCATCCGCCGAAGGCCGCCTCGAACAGCCGGGGAAGGGCTGTCCCCGAGGGAGACTGAAGTGATTCGTTGACCAGTGCGCTCAGGGCGGTCTCCTCGGGATTGATCTCGATCACGAACGCCCCGGCCTGGCGCGCCATGATGGGCATGCTCGCCGCGGGCTGAACGGCGGCCGAGGTGCCGGCGACGATGAAAAAATCGCACGCCGAAACCGCCGCCAGCGCACTCCGAAGCACTCTCCCATCGAGCATCTCGCCGAACCAGACGATGTTCGGCCGCATTAGTGCGCCGCATTTCCCGCATCGGGGCGGGAGAGGTTCGATCGGCACCTGCCGGTTCTCGATGGGGGTTTGTGTATTTTCACAGCGGGGATCGGTGCAGCGGATCTGCCAGATGTTCCCGTGC contains the following coding sequences:
- a CDS encoding GNAT family N-acetyltransferase translates to MSSGVRIRPAEAGDRKAVQSLLAEAIGDPTGRAEGMSDVPGSQVLLAFSEDEAEPVGICRLVPDSEANARNCACMDVLFVSPRHRHGGTGDALLKAVRAAIVEHGFESLIGYFPGPVPLKFVEATGGRGVRNLLLFFHERIEQFLESKLPKGLRVRSAATPEDLPVLAHLYNEIFEDRWNFRLHSGDNVAAWFEERDTAPENCLILEVEEGGSFEAAGMVVLALNPDRISAGEAVAYIPDIGVRPAYRRRGFGRVLIEAAARHALGKDLQVLELIVDREDERARGFYVSLGFEESIMISVYEWRADSAPSSSETGGE
- a CDS encoding FxsA family protein is translated as MLLRLFLVFTLVPLLEVMILIDLGQAIGFAPTVGIVILTGALGAWAARSQGFYVLGEIQREMGQGRLPGVQLVDGAMVLAGGLLLLTPGLLTDAFGFSLMVPAIRRHIRGWVMRKIEQMQREGKIHVIRR
- a CDS encoding NAD-dependent deacylase, producing the protein MFSQAAITALRAARHLAVLTGAGVSAESGVPTFRGAGGLWRNHDALSLATPEAFARDPKLVWEFYNYRREVLAPLDPNPGHYALVALEKKLPGFSLITQNIDNLHRIAGGENLFELHGNIWQIRCTDPRCENTQTPIENRQVPIEPLPPRCGKCGALMRPNIVWFGEMLDGRVLRSALAAVSACDFFIVAGTSAAVQPAASMPIMARQAGAFVIEINPEETALSALVNESLQSPSGTALPRLFEAAFGG
- the hisS gene encoding histidine--tRNA ligase, with the translated sequence MAKPKLTAVRGVRDILPGEARRWHAIEQKAREVLARYGYGEIRVPTFERTELFARGIGEGTDIVTKEMYTFDDKSGDSITLRPEATASICRAYVEHGLYNRPGVAKLFCVGPMYRYERPQAGRFRQFHQIDAEAFGSEDPALDAEVIVMLMEYLGVLGLSELGLEINNLGDAQCRPAYAEALKAYLLEAAGDLGKEMRERIERNPLRILDSKDPAHREIIQDAPTIDEFWNDACRAHLDAVCAHLDRAGVRYTRNPRLVRGLDYYRLTVFEVVSGQLGAQNAVCGGGRYDGLVEELGGPPTPAIGFAIGIERLFTLSEKAGSGESDAAPDAEIDVFVVPLGEPAAAEAFALAGELRQKGIRTEFSFGGGSMKSQMKRADRSGARFVVVVGEEELSRGAVGLRDMRESRQEELPRGEIAGLLAARLGT